From a single Clostridiisalibacter paucivorans DSM 22131 genomic region:
- a CDS encoding ABC transporter ATP-binding protein produces the protein MSNHIIQMKDITKTYNTGSLEVKVLKGISIDVLEGEFVSIVGASGSGKSTIMNIMGCLDTCTSGKYVLDTKDIDNYTESELAIVRNKKIGFIFQKFNLLPKLNAYENVELPLLYRGMEKEERKKRALEALSMVGLEDRIKHKPTEMSGGQQQRVAIARALAGNPPLILADEPTGNLDSKSSAEISDILLDLSSKGKTIVLITHDNEVAELASRIIEIKDGEIIREKRK, from the coding sequence ATGAGTAATCATATAATTCAAATGAAAGATATTACAAAAACATACAATACTGGGTCTTTGGAAGTAAAAGTATTGAAGGGTATTTCCATAGATGTATTGGAAGGAGAATTTGTTTCTATAGTAGGAGCAAGTGGATCAGGAAAATCAACTATAATGAATATTATGGGATGTTTAGATACGTGTACCTCTGGAAAATATGTGTTAGATACAAAGGATATAGATAACTATACAGAATCTGAACTGGCTATAGTAAGAAATAAAAAGATAGGATTTATATTTCAAAAATTCAATTTATTACCTAAATTAAATGCCTATGAAAATGTGGAATTACCTTTACTTTATAGAGGAATGGAGAAGGAAGAAAGAAAAAAAAGAGCATTGGAAGCACTGAGCATGGTAGGGTTAGAAGATAGGATAAAACATAAACCTACTGAAATGTCAGGTGGTCAACAGCAAAGGGTGGCCATAGCTAGGGCTTTAGCTGGTAATCCACCATTGATATTGGCAGATGAACCCACAGGAAACTTAGACAGTAAATCCAGTGCAGAAATATCAGATATATTATTGGATTTAAGTAGTAAAGGAAAGACCATAGTATTGATAACCCATGATAATGAAGTAGCAGAATTAGCCAGTAGAATAATAGAGATAAAGGATGGGGAAATCATAAGGGAAAAAAGAAAATAG
- a CDS encoding HlyD family efflux transporter periplasmic adaptor subunit produces the protein MKKFKKKHLIITGIVIIVIAAIFMTVKMKGQSGNDVMGDMQMPPMETETTVQRGNIESSITGSGNIESRFVKELKAKNDGTVGITYVNEGEEVSKGDVVLELNNDVDNIGINQSNLSIYEEEMNLREMREKAEHLNFKVPFSGVVSDIFVEESDEVSEGEKFLKIIDKDNIEVVGGFNKSLIDNISVGNKAYVLIEGSYESIEGKITKISQEGYGTEDGGLLYDVTVEIKNPGALAEDMDARVIVNGITSPERSKLEWKTNKEVTFEIGGTIEDILIEKNQRVEKGQVICKIKNEDYMRDIDIQEKKLENRKLELDKKKKEINENIIYAPIDGTLVELAKVPGENITSEEVLGKIANLNNLEVTIEVDELDILKVKKGQDAKITVEALEGRELSGKVTKISEMGTVSNGTASFKVTVAIEEAANLKIGMSANIKILLAAKEDTLIVPIEYVINRDNKHYVIVKDEKEGSKELEVEVGLVSKSLAEIISKDIKEGDIIYKEGFAPQKETEANE, from the coding sequence ATGAAAAAATTTAAGAAAAAACATCTTATAATAACAGGAATAGTCATAATTGTAATCGCAGCTATTTTTATGACTGTCAAAATGAAGGGACAATCGGGTAATGATGTTATGGGAGATATGCAGATGCCTCCAATGGAAACAGAGACTACAGTTCAAAGGGGTAATATAGAATCTAGTATAACTGGTAGTGGTAATATAGAGTCTAGATTTGTAAAAGAGCTAAAGGCAAAAAATGATGGAACAGTGGGGATTACATATGTAAATGAAGGAGAAGAGGTATCAAAGGGAGATGTAGTTTTAGAGTTAAATAACGATGTTGATAATATAGGTATAAATCAAAGTAATTTAAGTATTTATGAAGAAGAGATGAATTTAAGAGAGATGAGAGAAAAAGCAGAACATCTTAATTTTAAGGTACCATTTAGCGGTGTAGTAAGCGATATATTTGTAGAAGAATCTGATGAAGTATCAGAGGGAGAAAAATTTCTTAAAATAATAGATAAGGACAATATTGAAGTTGTTGGAGGATTTAATAAATCATTAATAGATAATATATCAGTTGGAAATAAGGCATATGTATTAATTGAAGGAAGTTATGAAAGCATAGAAGGAAAAATTACTAAGATTAGTCAAGAAGGATATGGTACTGAAGATGGTGGACTATTGTATGATGTAACTGTTGAGATTAAAAATCCAGGGGCATTGGCAGAAGATATGGATGCTAGAGTTATTGTAAATGGAATTACGTCACCAGAAAGATCAAAATTAGAATGGAAGACTAATAAAGAGGTTACATTTGAGATAGGGGGAACAATAGAAGATATTTTAATAGAAAAGAATCAAAGGGTGGAAAAGGGACAGGTTATATGTAAAATAAAAAATGAAGACTATATGAGAGATATAGATATTCAAGAAAAGAAATTAGAAAATAGAAAATTAGAATTAGATAAAAAGAAAAAAGAAATAAATGAGAATATAATTTATGCACCTATAGATGGAACATTGGTGGAGTTAGCTAAGGTACCTGGAGAAAATATAACATCAGAAGAGGTATTAGGAAAGATAGCAAATTTAAATAATTTAGAAGTTACTATAGAAGTAGATGAATTAGATATATTAAAGGTTAAAAAAGGACAAGATGCAAAAATTACAGTAGAGGCATTGGAAGGAAGGGAGCTTTCTGGAAAGGTAACAAAGATTTCAGAAATGGGTACAGTTTCTAATGGAACTGCTAGTTTTAAGGTTACTGTAGCTATAGAAGAGGCAGCAAACCTTAAGATAGGTATGAGTGCCAATATAAAGATACTATTGGCAGCTAAAGAGGATACATTGATAGTACCTATTGAATATGTAATCAATAGAGATAACAAGCACTATGTAATAGTAAAGGATGAAAAAGAGGGTTCTAAGGAATTAGAGGTAGAAGTAGGGTTAGTTTCCAAGAGTCTTGCAGAAATAATCTCAAAGGATATTAAAGAGGGAGATATTATATATAAGGAAGGATTTGCACCTCAAAAGGAGACTGAAGCTAATGAGTAA